The genomic segment AAAAACCGTTACAACGCACGCACTCCCCATGCGAGCGCGCCCTTCACGTTGCCAAATTCCGGCGATTGGTGGTGTCGAAGGAGTAGGCGCAGCAAATTCGCGCAAGGAACACTAGGCGAGGCTCACCTATTGGttacgcacaaaaaaaaaaaacaaaaaaaacactcacagaAACACGACCACGCACCTCTAAGCACACATTACACCaacgcacgcgcacgcgcgcgcataCTCTTGAGCGAATCGCGGGGTTCGTCGTTTCCGAGAAAAAACTAATCGACCGCACTGCTGTGCTACCTCCGCGGGCGGCGACTCGGTTTGATTTGACTGTTTGAAAGGCCGGAGAACCTACCTAAGTTCGGTGCACGCTCGCGCGCTcactcttttctctttcttccgtCTCGACGCGACAGTTGACAGATGTGGAAGCCTGCATGTTTTGgtattggtttggtttcgctttcaagCGGGcgacagacgaagcgtaaagccggcgatacatgaagcgtaaactctcgtataaactcagaatgtaatgccaaaaagtttacatttgccgtttacacggtgtaaaaaagattataggtccacggagcataaatcctagcgtaatcgctttttgcaagcgatttgcgtcgctatattttctgtttgtggtttgcattaatagtgagtgatcattactagcgtttttaatctttttcttcggaaaaaagatcctatttttctcacaaaagtcgataaaaactcagtgtaattcggattacgcgtctcattCCGGTCACGTAAGCATGTCCAAACGTAAACTTTTTGACAGATATTTAAtatttacgctagagtttacgaaGCTTAAACTCGAAAACTCGTCTTGACGAAGCGTCTGTCGCCCCTTGAGAAGTACGAAACCCGTAAAGAGAAAGTTAAAGTTTACAAGTTTCAAATCATTCTGATTGTAAAAGTGCAAAAAGTCAGGTTTTCAATCCCTTCGCGGGACaacaattttatgaaaatttccGGGTCCGAAGCGGAGCGCTTCGTTTCATCAAATGCACGATGCCCGGCGATGAACATTATCAAGGCTTCTAacctgtcaaaaatcgaaatccaatatggcggtgAGAAATGGGCAATGACTTTACGTGGCTGTCGCCAAACGGGGCGCTAATCGTTTATCGTTTCTTTTATCGTTTCTCTCAGCTAGCTGTACAGTCTCAGGTGGCGTGGGAAACGCATTTTGTGTCTTTTGAAGAGTGCATCGAGCATCTTTTGGCCGGTACGGGGTAGGAAAATAATTGCACGTCTTCCAGCAAACAGATCAGAAGGATGGCAATCAGCAGTAAGAAACCGGTGTCGCTCGGCTTGCGGAAACGGAAGGCGCCCTGGACACCGACACGGGACTCGGCGAGTGACGGCGAGGCATCGGATAACCTAGCAAGCGAGGACGATGTTGACGGTAACAACGATGGTAGCGATGATGATCAAGAGCACGACGCAAGCGACGCATCAGTCGAGGATAGTGAACAGATGGTCGTCAGCCGAGCGCGGCACAAAGTGACACCGCTGGTGAAGAAGAACGTGGCCGGTATCATCTACATTTCCTCCGTTCCGAAGCACATGAACGTAACCATCCTGCGGGAGCTGCTGGATCCGTATGGTGAAGTTGGGCGCATATACATGCAACCGGCACGGAAAGGTAACGGCGACTTCTCCTCACTTTACCTTTGCTGCGCTAACCGGTGGCCTCGTGCACTTACTTCCACCCTTTCCAGGCAACACGGTACGCAAACGAACGGCCAAGGGCAAACGGGCGATGCTGCAGTACACGGAGGCATGGGTGGAGTTCGCAAGGCGACGGATCGCGAAAGCAGTCGTCCAGCAGCTGAACGCGAAACCTATCAGCACCAGCCGAAAGTCCGTGTTTTGTGACATCCTGTGGAGCATGAAGTACCTGCCGCACTTCCAGTGGATGCAGCTGAGCGAACGGCTGGCCTACGAGAAAGCCGTTGCCCGCCAGAAACTACGCACCGAGGTGGCCCAAGCCCGCAAAGAGGCATCCTACTTCCAGTCCAATCTTGATCGCAGCGAGGCCTCTCGGCGGCGGGCAGGAGCAGGctcatcctcctcatcgtcgaaAGGTAGAGGTTCCAAGGTCCCGTAAACCGTCGCACAGCACGCTACTTGCCCTatttggatggtttttggtggatatTTCTATTACGTTTATTTGATGAAGCTTTTATATGTACAGCAGTTTAGCGGAGCGCGGCTGCAGAACGCAATTTTCTACGCCTACGCGATCGATTATGTGGATTAATATAAGCATAAGTTTGTGATTGCTCGTCCGCTTTGTGTGCGTATATATGGGGATATGATTATGCGCTACTCTGCACTGTTGgcccaaaaaaacagaacataGCAGGCCGGTAATTCCCGGCGATGTGTCTCCGAAAGATCTgccaaactatttttttttgcatagggccaaaacattaaaacgtAAATTCATGTATTAATGAGGGATGCAGGGAATGAATTTGTACATTTGAATTTTGGTTATAATTTTAAAAGCGTTTCGCACACACTGCACGTTCGCGTGAAATACGTAATTAAGTATGGTTGGTAATCGTTTTTAAATCATTGAATTATTACGAACCAAATTGTGTGTGTCCCTGGCGTACGCACcgaaccgatgagggttaaacATGCTGTATCGATAACGATAAATGTCGCGGACATTTCTCATACAAAATCgggcatttttgtatgggatttgCCCGCCGGgtccttttccttcggttttttttttttattaaatataaaaatcagAAGCTCTCTGACTGGCAAATCTAGAAGACGcctgaaagaaatgaaaagatcATAGAACAAAATCATATACGTCGTATCAAATTTGCAAACCTCTATTTGCTCTAAATTTTCAGAAACGCCATTACTTTTCGAACAACCCAATACCGCAGTTTTCAGTGGAGGGAGCGCGAGAGCGCGACTATTCGAttccacacgcgcacgcagTCCCGctctcatcatcgccaccagctCTCCGCTCTGAGATTCGTTTCACGGAGAGTGAACGAGTTGATTTCATTACCGTGGCAGCCGCGAGGGAGATCGCTTCGCGATCTTGTCCCCGTTCGTTCCTtggctgtgctggtggtgtctctGGTTATCGCGTGTGTTCAAAAAGTGGTCAAAAGGTAGTGTAGCTTTGGTGTGTAACGAGTGTGACGTACAGATGAAGTGCATATTAACATTCTGGTGAAAGTGTGGTGTATATGATTTCAAGTTCAAGTGTATATGAGACGAGTTCTAGTGCAGTGACCGCAGTTTACGCCCGCTTCCAGCATCGCTACCCCAAAGGTAAATAGTTCTCTTTTCTAACGCCTTCCCTACTGGTGTTTCCCGTATTGTAAGAATGTGGCACGGTGACCGCGAGATCTGGGTGCGTTTATTTTCTTAGATGTTACTCTGATTCCGTACGCTACGCCGCCGTTTTCTCTGCGTGCACCTaccagcatgagcagcagcaacagcccgtcgtctgtacgtgtgcgccgatggtgtcggtgtgtgtagTATCGGTGCATTGGCCTGGTTAACCAGATGCTATTGTTGTCGCCCGGCTAGCGGCGGTTATGCCttcgcatcgtcgtcgcatcCTGTTACGACATGTTTCAAACCCTTCTTCCCTGCCGAAACAGAGCACCCATGCCGGTTTGGTAGCGCTAAACACGGGTTAATAGAACATTAACAATCTGTTAAACCATTTCCATACCCGAGTTCGTCCCTCCGGAAATTTAggtttcttttaattttcaaacaaaatgtattaaatgaaattattctGTTCGCCGGCGAATATGGTAAGGATTACACGATGATGCTGGGTTCTGAactctgtgtgcctgtgtgtgcgcgcgcgcgcgcccgtttcagagagaagagagagagagagagagagagcgaaatagACGAATAGTGTGCACGTGCCGTGAtgcctttttatgtttcagaACAGACGAATGACCTGTTGCTCGTTCGCGCTGCCTgcctttttgttcttttcttctatAGAAGTATAGCAACAGGCCATTCGTCTGCTCTCAAACATACAAAAACCTTTTCAAAGCCGTTCTCGAGGCGAGCTTCAAATTCCGCGAAAACCAACCAGCGCGAGAGCAATCGCATCCGAGTGTGCTCTGCATGTGGTTCGTTTAATTGGTGCGATAATTAGGAAATAGGATTCGGGATAGCCGGGTAGCCTGAGGCGCATTGTTGCAAAACCGGCGATATTgcaaaataatttcaaaactcTCGATGTTTTTCGCTGCTGCGTACTCTACACTGTTGgcccaaaaaaacagaacataGCAGGCCGGTAATTCCCGGCGATGTGTCTCCGAAAGATCTgccaaactatttttttttgcataggGCCAAAACATTATAACGTAAATTCATGTATTAATGAGGGATGCAGGGGATGAATTTGTACATTTGAATTTTGGTTATAATTTTAAAAGCGTTTCGCACACACTGCACGTTCGCGTGAAATACGTAATTAAGTATGGTTGGTAATCGTTTTTAAATCATTGAATTATTACGAACCAAATTGTGTGTGTCCCTGGCGTACGCACcgaaccgatgagggttaaacATGCTGTATCGATAACGATAAATGTCGCGGACATTTCTCATACAAAATCgggcatttttgtatgggatttgCCCGCCGGgtccttttccttcggttttttttttattaaatataaaaatcagAAGCTCTCTGACTGGCAAATCTAGAAGACGcctgaaagaaatgaaaagatcATAGAACAAAATCATATACGTCGTATCAAATTTGCAAACCTCTATTTGCTCTAAATTTTCAGAAACGCCATTACTTTTCGAACAACCCAATACCGCAGTTTTCAGTGGAGGGAGCGCGAGAGCGCGACTATTCGAttccacacgcgcacgcagTCCCGctctcatcatcgccaccagctCTCCGCTCTGAGATTCGTTTCACGGAGAGTGAACGAGTTGATTTCATTACCGTGGCAGCCGCGAGGGAGATCGCTTCGCGATCTTGTCCCCGTTCGTTCCTtggctgtgctggtggtgtctctGGTTATCGCGTGTGTTCAAAAAGTGGTCAAAAGGTAGTGTAGCTTTGGTGTGTAACGAGTGTGACGTACAGATGAAGTGCATATTAACATTCTGGTGAAAGTGTGGTGTATATGATTTCAAGTTCAAGTGTATATGAGACGAGTTCTAGTGCAGTGACCGCAGTTTACGCCCGCTTCCAGCATCGCTACCCCAAAGGTAAATAGTTCTCTTTTCTAACGCCTTCCCTACTGGTGTTTCCCGTGTTGTAAGAATGTGGCACGGTGACCGCGAGATCTGGGTGCGTTTATTTTCTTAGATGTTACTCTGATTCCGTACGCTACGCCGCCGTTTTCTCTGCGTGCACCTaccagcatgagcagcagcaacagcccgtcgtctgtacgtgtgcgccgatggtgtcggtgtgtgtagTATCGGTGCATTGGCCTGGTTAACCAGATGCTATTGTTGTCGCCCGGCTAGCGGCGGTTATGCCttcgcatcgtcgtcgcatcCTGTTACGACATGTTTCAAACCCTTCTTCCCTGCCGAAACAGAGCACCCATGCCGGTTTGGTAGCGCTAAACACGGGTTAATAGAACATTAACAATCTGTTAAACCATTTCCATACCCGAGTTCGTCCCTCCGGAAATTTAggtttcttttaattttcaaacaaaatgtattaaatgaaattattctGTTCGCCGGCGAATATGGAAAGGATTACACGATGATGCTGGGTTCTGAactctgtgtgcctgtgtgtgcgcgcgcgcgcgcccgtttcagagagaagagagagagagagagagagcgaaatagACGAATAGTGTGCACGTGCCGTGAtgcctttttatgtttcagaACAGACGAATGACCTGTTGCTCGTTCGCGCTGCCTgcctttttgttcttttcttctatAGAAGTATAGCAACAGGCCATTCGTCTGCTCTCAAACATACAAAAACCTTTTCAAAGCCGTTCTCGAGGCGAGCTTCAAATTCCGCGAAAACCAACCAGCGCGAGAGCAATCGCATCCGAGTGTGCTCTGCATGTGGTTCGTTTAATTGGTGCGATAATTAGGAAATAGGATTCGGGATAGCCGGGTAGCCTGAGGCGCATTGTTGCAAAACCGGCGATATTgcaaaataatttcaaaactcTCGATGTTTTTCGCTGCTGCGTACTCTACACTGTTGgcccaaaaaaacagaacataGCAGGCCGGTAATTCCCGGCGATGTGTCTCCGAAAGATCTgccaaactatttttttttgcataggGCCAAAACATTATAACGTAAATTCATGTATTAATGAGGGATGCAGGGGATGAATTTGTACATTTGAATTTTGGTTATAATTTTAAAAGCGTTTCGCACACACTGCACGTTCGCGTGAAATACGTAATTAAGTATGGTTGGTAATCGTTTTTAAATCATTGAATTATTACGAACCAAATTGTGTGTGTCCCTGGCGTACGCACcgaaccgatgagggttaaacATGCTGTATCGATAACGATAAATGTCGCGGACATTTCTCATACAAAATCgggcatttttgtatgggatttgCCCGCCGGgtccttttccttcggttttttttttattaaatataaaaatcagAAGCTCTCTGACTGGCAAATCTAGAAGACGcctgaaagaaatgaaaagatcATAGAACAAAATCATATACGTCGTATCAAATTTGCAAACCTCTATTTGCTCTAAATTTTCAGAAACGCCATTACTTTTCGAACAACCCAATACCGCAGTTTTCAGTGGAGGGAGCGCGAGAGCGCGACTATTCGAttccacacgcgcacgcagTCCCGctctcatcatcgccaccagctCTCCGCTCTGAGATTCGTTTCACGGAGAGTGAACGAGTTGATTTCATTACCGTGGCAGCCGCGAGGGAGATCGCTTCGCGATCTTGTCCCCGTTCGTTCCTtggctgtgctggtggtgtctctGGTTATCGCGTGTGTTCAAAAAGTGGTCAAAAGGTAGTGTAGCTTTGGTGTGTAACGAGTGTGACGTACAGATGAAGTGCATATTAACATTCTGGTGAAAGTGTGGTGTATATGATTTCAAGTTCAAGTGTATATGAGACGAGTTCTAGTGCAGTGACCGCAGTTTACGCCCGCTTCCAGCATCGCTACCCCAAAGGTAAATAGTTCTCTTTTCTAACGCCTTCCCTACTGGTGTTTCCCGTGTTGTAAGAATGTGGCACGGTGACCGCGAGATCTGGGTGCGTTTATTTTCTTAGATGTTACTCTGATTCCGTACGCTACGCCGCCGTTTTCTCTGCGTGCACCTaccagcatgagcagcagcaacagcccgtcgtctgtacgtgtgcgccgatggtgtcggtgtgtgtagTATCGGTGCATTGGCCTGGTTAACCAGATGCTATTGTTGTCGCCCGGCTAGCGGCGGTTATGCCttcgcatcgtcgtcgcatcCTGTTACGACATGTTTCAAACCCTTCTTCCCTGCCGAAACAGAGCACCCATGCTGGTTTGGTAGCGCTAAACACGGGTTAATAGAACATTAACAATCTGTTAAACCATTTCCATACCTGAGTTCGTCCCTCCGGAAATTTAggtttcttttaattttcaaacaaaatgtattaaatgaaattattctGTTCGCCGGCGAATGTGGAAAGGATTACACGATGATGCTGGGTTCTGAACTCTGTGTGCTTGAgtatgtgcctgtgtgcgcgcgcgcgcgcccgtttcagagagaagagagagagagagagagcgaaatagACGAATAGTGTGCACGTGCCATGAtgcctttttatgtttcagaACAGACGAATGACCTGTTGCTCGTTCGCGCTGCCTgcctttttgttcttttcttctatAGAAGTATAGCAACAGGCCATTCGTCTGCTCTCAAACATACAAAAGCCTTTTCAAAGCCGTTCTCGAGGCGAGCTTCAAATTCCGCGAAAACCAACCAGCGCGAGAGCAATCGCATCCGAGTGTGCTCTGCATGTGGTTCGTTTAATTGGTGCGATAATTAGGAAATAGGATTCGGGATAGCCGGGTAGCCTGAGGCGCATGGTTGCAAAACCGGCGATATTgcaaaataatttcaaaactcTCGATGTTTCTCGCTGCTGCGTAAGGATAATAGGTGGCTCTGGAAGGAGTTGCGTACTATCGGATGCAAAAAACAGCCTCCGCCGGTTCTGAGTGGAACGGGCTCAGAAACTGCGTGtgcagagacacacacatacacacacacacacacacccgcCATTCGTGTGGCTAATCGCTCGCTCCGGCGAGACGCCCGTCTTTTTCTGTCTTCCACATGGTCGCGTCTCATTATCCCACCGAGCGCGCACGGGTTAGAGTGCGGTTAGGTGACGTTGGTGTGCACGCCACTAACAAGAAGAGAAGCCTTTTGGTGGTGGACCGTGTGGGTGTGGGTAGGaaaaatggggggggggagggggggatgttAACTTTGGCCCGATTGCAAAGGATGCGCTGCGAGTGGAAGTGAAGCTTAATGCGCGATTTAATCGTttacaacccccccccccccctctcccccctcccatcatctttcctttttctatcGAAAACCTAGCAAACGAGTGAGAGGAGCGTATGGCGCCTTGTTTCGATCGTTAATagcgtttcgctttttttctcttttgttttccacagTTGTGTTTGCTGGTACCGTCGGACGTTCACACACAGTCCGCAACACGCGCAATCAATCAACGCAACCGCACGATCGGCAACGACGCGAGCCCAAAagtgcccaaaaaaaaaacaaatttaaaaaaaaattatatcagaaagaaaaaaacaaagcattatTCAATCAACTGCAGGGTGCCGGACAAACGTCCAAGAACTGACTGCAAAAGGCACACGTCGATCAACTTCCCCAACAGGCCTGGAGTCTCTCGCTGGTGTGTTGCCAGATTGCGTTGTTTGCCGGAGCGACTGTGACTGAggccgagagagcgagagagagagaaacgaaggaAGGGGGCCCCCATGTTGGCCTAGCATCCATATACCGTCCATGACGTcgcggttgtcgt from the Anopheles aquasalis chromosome X, idAnoAquaMG_Q_19, whole genome shotgun sequence genome contains:
- the LOC126569720 gene encoding activator of basal transcription 1, with the translated sequence MAISSKKPVSLGLRKRKAPWTPTRDSASDGEASDNLASEDDVDGNNDGSDDDQEHDASDASVEDSEQMVVSRARHKVTPLVKKNVAGIIYISSVPKHMNVTILRELLDPYGEVGRIYMQPARKGNTVRKRTAKGKRAMLQYTEAWVEFARRRIAKAVVQQLNAKPISTSRKSVFCDILWSMKYLPHFQWMQLSERLAYEKAVARQKLRTEVAQARKEASYFQSNLDRSEASRRRAGAGSSSSSSKGRGSKVP